A genomic window from Pseudoalteromonas piratica includes:
- the ileS gene encoding isoleucine--tRNA ligase yields MSDYKHTLNLPETQFPMRGNLAQREPQMLKSWYEKDLYGQIRQAKKGKKSFILHDGPPYANGNIHLGHSVNKILKDIIIKSKTLSGFDAPYVPGWDCHGLPIELQVEKKVGKPGKKVSVAEFREKCRDYAKKQVEGQKADFKRLGVFGDWDKPYLTMNFDFEANAIRVLGRIIKNGHLHKGSKPVHWCTDCGSALAEAEVEYQDKQSPAIDVKFTFVDEAALISKFNLADGHEGEGDISIVIWTTTPWTLPANRGVAVHEGLEYSLVQIETEQGKQRLVLASDLVKDAMDRYGVDKFHALGYCQGSDLELLQANHPFYDFTVPVILGEHVTTDSGTGAVHTAPGHGQEDFVVGQQYNLEVANPVGANGVYLPDTELFAGQHVFKANASVIDVLTEKGALMHHHALNHSYPHCWRHKTPIIFRATPQWFVSMDQANLRQDSLNEIKKTQWLPEWGESRIANMVEGRPDWCISRQRTWGVPIALFVDKDTGSLHPNTAELIEQVAVKVEEKGIQAWYDLDVTELLSAEDAEQYVKVQDTLDVWFDSGVTHACVVDAREELTGPADLYLEGSDQHRGWFMSSMMTSVAINGHAPYKQVLTHGFTVDQNGRKMSKSLGNVISPQDIMNKMGADILRLWVASTDYTAEMTVSDEIFKRSADRYRRIRNTARYLLANLNGFNPETDMIAADEMVALDRWILDRAAVLQDELVAAYDEYQMLVVTQKLMNFCTVELGSFYLDVIKDRQYTAKADSVARRSCQTALYHIAEAMTRWMAPIMSFTAQEIWQVLPGKRDEFVFTGEWYQGLVKADSAKLDNAFWQQLLEVRAEVNKVLEAARKEEKIGATLQAEVTLYVGKSLEEQLVALGDELRFVLLTSKAVVESKENRPEDAIASDIEGLFITVSATSAEKCERCWHYCDDVGTHEEHKDICGRCVTNVDGEGEVRQFA; encoded by the coding sequence ATGAGCGACTACAAACATACCTTAAATTTGCCGGAAACTCAGTTTCCAATGCGTGGTAACTTAGCACAACGCGAACCACAAATGCTTAAATCTTGGTACGAGAAAGATCTTTACGGTCAAATTCGTCAAGCTAAAAAAGGCAAGAAATCATTCATTTTGCATGATGGTCCTCCGTATGCAAATGGCAATATTCACTTAGGTCACTCTGTAAATAAAATTCTAAAAGACATTATTATTAAGTCTAAGACGCTTTCAGGCTTTGATGCGCCATACGTTCCTGGTTGGGACTGTCATGGTTTACCAATCGAGCTACAAGTAGAGAAGAAAGTAGGCAAACCGGGTAAAAAAGTATCAGTTGCTGAATTCCGTGAGAAATGTCGCGACTACGCGAAAAAGCAAGTTGAAGGTCAAAAGGCTGACTTTAAACGCTTAGGTGTGTTTGGTGATTGGGACAAACCTTACTTAACAATGAACTTCGATTTCGAAGCAAACGCGATTCGCGTGCTTGGTCGTATTATTAAAAATGGTCACCTACATAAAGGTTCTAAGCCAGTTCATTGGTGTACTGATTGTGGTTCGGCACTTGCTGAAGCAGAAGTTGAATACCAAGATAAGCAATCACCTGCAATTGACGTTAAGTTTACTTTTGTTGATGAAGCAGCACTTATCTCTAAATTTAATTTAGCTGATGGTCATGAAGGTGAAGGCGATATCAGCATTGTTATTTGGACAACAACACCTTGGACACTGCCTGCGAACCGTGGTGTGGCAGTGCACGAAGGTCTTGAGTACAGCTTAGTGCAAATTGAAACTGAACAAGGTAAACAGCGTTTAGTATTAGCATCTGATCTTGTTAAAGATGCAATGGATCGTTACGGCGTGGATAAGTTCCATGCACTTGGTTATTGCCAAGGTTCAGACCTTGAATTATTGCAAGCAAACCACCCATTCTACGATTTCACTGTTCCTGTGATTTTAGGTGAGCACGTAACAACTGATTCTGGTACGGGTGCTGTTCATACTGCACCAGGTCACGGTCAAGAAGACTTTGTTGTGGGTCAGCAATATAACTTAGAAGTAGCTAACCCAGTAGGTGCAAATGGTGTGTATTTACCTGATACCGAACTATTTGCAGGCCAACATGTATTTAAAGCGAATGCGAGCGTAATTGACGTATTAACTGAAAAAGGTGCGTTAATGCACCACCATGCGCTTAATCACAGTTACCCACATTGTTGGCGCCACAAAACGCCAATTATTTTCCGTGCAACACCACAGTGGTTTGTTAGCATGGATCAGGCTAACTTACGCCAAGATTCATTAAACGAAATTAAAAAGACACAGTGGTTACCTGAGTGGGGCGAAAGCCGCATTGCGAACATGGTTGAAGGCCGTCCAGATTGGTGTATTTCACGTCAGCGTACGTGGGGTGTGCCAATTGCATTATTTGTTGATAAAGATACCGGTAGCCTACACCCGAATACTGCTGAACTTATCGAGCAAGTTGCTGTAAAGGTAGAAGAAAAGGGTATTCAAGCTTGGTATGACTTAGATGTAACTGAGCTACTAAGTGCTGAAGATGCTGAGCAATACGTAAAAGTACAAGATACGCTTGACGTTTGGTTTGATTCAGGTGTAACACACGCATGTGTTGTCGATGCACGTGAAGAACTAACAGGCCCTGCAGATTTATATCTTGAAGGTTCTGACCAACACCGTGGTTGGTTTATGTCATCAATGATGACATCAGTTGCCATTAACGGTCACGCACCATATAAGCAAGTGCTTACTCATGGCTTTACCGTTGATCAAAATGGTCGCAAAATGTCTAAGTCACTTGGTAATGTTATTTCACCACAAGACATTATGAACAAGATGGGTGCCGATATCCTACGTTTATGGGTTGCATCAACGGATTACACTGCTGAAATGACGGTTTCTGATGAAATCTTCAAACGCTCTGCAGATCGTTACCGCCGTATTCGTAACACTGCTCGTTACTTATTAGCGAACCTAAATGGTTTTAATCCAGAGACGGACATGATTGCAGCAGATGAAATGGTTGCCCTTGACCGTTGGATTTTAGATCGTGCTGCGGTATTACAAGATGAACTTGTAGCAGCGTATGATGAATATCAAATGCTTGTAGTAACTCAAAAGTTAATGAACTTCTGTACTGTTGAATTAGGTTCATTCTACTTAGATGTGATCAAAGATCGTCAGTACACAGCAAAGGCTGACAGTGTTGCACGTCGTTCATGTCAAACTGCGCTTTATCATATTGCTGAAGCAATGACGCGCTGGATGGCACCAATTATGAGCTTTACTGCTCAAGAAATCTGGCAAGTACTACCAGGTAAGCGTGATGAGTTTGTTTTTACAGGTGAATGGTATCAGGGTCTTGTAAAAGCAGATTCAGCTAAGCTAGATAACGCTTTCTGGCAGCAATTACTTGAAGTACGCGCTGAGGTAAACAAAGTACTTGAAGCCGCTCGTAAAGAAGAAAAGATTGGTGCAACGCTACAGGCGGAAGTAACTCTTTATGTAGGTAAATCACTGGAAGAGCAATTAGTTGCGCTAGGTGATGAACTACGATTTGTATTATTAACTTCTAAAGCGGTTGTTGAAAGCAAAGAAAATCGCCCGGAAGATGCCATTGCAAGTGATATTGAAGGTCTCTTCATTACTGTTTCAGCAACATCTGCTGAAAAATGTGAGCGTTGTTGGCACTATTGTGATGATGTGGGCACTCATGAAGAGCACAAAGATATTTGTGGCCGCTGTGTAACTAACGTAGATGGCGAAGGTGAAGTTCGTCAATTTGCTTAG
- the lspA gene encoding signal peptidase II, whose protein sequence is MLKGRSGLIWLVLSIVLLALDQITKWVVSTEMSLYQTIDILPVFNFTYVHNYGAAFSFLSEAGGWQKYFFSTIAVTISVLLIYWLKKLPATNKLLCSAYALVLAGAIGNLIDRLVHGYVIDFLHVYYQQYDFPVFNIADVAISIGAALLLLDAFFEQKESDK, encoded by the coding sequence GTGTTAAAAGGACGTAGTGGTCTTATTTGGTTAGTGCTCAGCATTGTTTTGCTGGCACTAGACCAAATAACTAAATGGGTAGTGAGTACTGAGATGTCTCTCTACCAAACTATTGATATTTTACCAGTATTTAATTTTACCTATGTACATAACTATGGAGCTGCGTTTAGCTTTTTAAGTGAGGCCGGTGGCTGGCAAAAATACTTTTTTAGTACGATTGCAGTAACAATCAGTGTGCTGCTGATTTATTGGCTAAAGAAATTACCAGCAACTAATAAATTACTGTGTAGTGCGTATGCATTAGTTTTAGCTGGTGCAATTGGTAATTTGATTGATCGCTTAGTACATGGATACGTAATAGATTTTCTTCATGTATATTATCAGCAATATGATTTCCCTGTGTTTAATATCGCTGATGTAGCAATCAGCATTGGCGCAGCGTTGCTGTTACTTGATGCGTTTTTTGAGCAAAAAGAGAGCGATAAATGA